In Kitasatospora sp. NBC_00240, the following are encoded in one genomic region:
- a CDS encoding adenylosuccinate synthetase, producing the protein MSHHPSAAHHGPDGPHRAEGPRHLDGRIPTGGQRPAGPAAGPPTGPPAEFAADHQADHVIVCDLGFGDAGKGTVVDRLCRGPVGPGSRPVHAVVRHNGGAQAAHNVVTRDGRHHTFAQFGSGTLAGVPTHLSRFMLVDPLALAAEAGHLAHLGVPDPLALLTVDRRALLTTPYHAAANRIREQRRGEARHGSCGLGIGETARYALLHPEDAPTAADCATPARLLAKLTRLREHLAAELGIDPTDLPAPPPADCLPAFQAFAERVRQTDEAHLTRLLRTGPVVFEGAQGVLLDEWHGFHPYTTWSTTTFANAETLLAESGAPGAALRLGVLRSYTTRHGPGPLPTEDTALEIPEPHNTTGSWQGAFRLGHFDAVAHRYALTAASGADALALTHLDAPARHPGLRLCESYQLDGAVLTDLTTGRRGDLTAQAQLTAALFRARPGRLTDPGPDPDSWAEAIAHTLRTPVLMESYGPTADHKLLRALPTPAATIHSMTTHEAAAKATFGPHSHCHWCGTAYPPGTVAWPRTCTGCAEISYRNPLPVVVTLLPVDLPGGERQLVVIRRTIEPGYGRLAFPGGYIDYGESWQQACVRELREETGIEAEASDIILVSTDSDASGGFLCLFGLLPARDLADLPLSVPTDETEGWELATAGTELAFPFHTRVSNSWFTGEYAHL; encoded by the coding sequence ATGAGCCACCACCCTTCGGCCGCCCACCACGGCCCCGACGGGCCCCACCGGGCCGAGGGGCCCCGGCACCTGGACGGGCGCATCCCGACCGGCGGACAGCGACCCGCCGGTCCGGCCGCCGGCCCGCCCACCGGCCCGCCCGCCGAGTTCGCCGCCGACCACCAGGCCGACCACGTGATCGTCTGCGACCTCGGCTTCGGGGACGCCGGCAAGGGCACCGTCGTCGACCGCCTCTGCCGGGGCCCCGTCGGCCCCGGCAGCCGGCCGGTGCACGCCGTCGTCCGCCACAACGGCGGTGCCCAGGCCGCCCACAACGTGGTCACCCGGGACGGCCGCCACCACACCTTCGCCCAGTTCGGCTCCGGCACCCTGGCCGGCGTCCCCACCCACCTGTCCCGCTTCATGCTGGTCGACCCGCTCGCCCTCGCCGCCGAGGCCGGCCACCTCGCGCACCTCGGCGTCCCCGACCCGCTCGCCCTGCTCACCGTCGACCGCCGGGCCCTGCTCACCACCCCGTACCACGCGGCCGCCAACCGGATCCGCGAGCAACGCCGCGGCGAGGCGCGGCACGGCTCCTGCGGCCTCGGGATCGGCGAGACCGCCCGCTACGCCCTGCTCCACCCCGAGGACGCCCCGACCGCCGCCGACTGCGCCACCCCGGCCCGGCTGCTCGCCAAGCTCACCCGTCTGCGTGAACACCTCGCCGCCGAGCTCGGCATCGACCCCACCGACCTGCCCGCCCCACCGCCCGCCGACTGCCTGCCCGCCTTCCAGGCCTTCGCCGAACGCGTACGCCAGACCGACGAGGCCCACCTCACCCGGCTGCTGCGCACCGGCCCGGTCGTCTTCGAAGGCGCCCAGGGCGTCCTGCTCGACGAATGGCACGGCTTCCACCCTTACACCACCTGGTCCACCACCACCTTCGCCAACGCCGAAACCCTGCTCGCGGAGTCCGGCGCACCCGGCGCGGCCCTGCGCCTCGGCGTTCTACGCAGCTACACCACCCGGCACGGCCCCGGCCCGCTCCCCACCGAGGACACCGCCCTCGAAATCCCCGAGCCCCACAACACCACCGGCAGCTGGCAGGGCGCCTTCCGTCTCGGCCACTTCGACGCCGTCGCCCACCGCTACGCACTGACCGCCGCCAGCGGCGCCGACGCCCTCGCCCTCACCCACCTCGACGCCCCGGCCCGCCATCCGGGCCTGCGCCTGTGCGAGTCCTACCAGCTCGACGGAGCCGTCCTGACCGACCTCACCACCGGCCGGCGCGGTGACCTCACCGCCCAGGCGCAGCTCACCGCCGCCCTGTTCCGCGCCCGCCCGGGCCGCCTCACCGACCCGGGGCCCGATCCCGATTCCTGGGCCGAGGCCATCGCCCACACCCTGCGGACACCCGTTCTGATGGAGTCCTACGGCCCGACGGCCGATCACAAACTCCTCAGGGCGCTGCCCACCCCGGCCGCTACCATCCACTCCATGACCACTCACGAAGCCGCGGCCAAGGCGACGTTCGGGCCCCACTCCCACTGCCACTGGTGCGGAACCGCCTACCCGCCCGGCACGGTGGCCTGGCCCCGGACGTGCACCGGCTGCGCCGAGATCAGCTACCGCAACCCGTTGCCCGTCGTGGTCACCCTGCTGCCGGTCGACCTCCCGGGCGGGGAGCGCCAACTGGTCGTCATCCGTCGCACCATCGAGCCGGGCTACGGCCGGCTCGCCTTCCCCGGCGGCTACATCGACTACGGCGAGAGCTGGCAGCAGGCCTGCGTCCGCGAGCTGCGCGAGGAGACCGGCATCGAGGCGGAGGCCTCCGACATCATCCTGGTGTCCACCGACTCCGACGCCTCCGGCGGCTTCCTCTGCCTCTTCGGCCTGCTGCCCGCCCGCGATCTCGCGGACCTCCCACTCTCCGTGCCCACCGACGAGACCGAAGGCTGGGAGCTCGCCACCGCCGGCACCGAGCTCGCCTTCCCCTTCCACACCCGGGTCTCGAACTCCTGGTTCACCGGGGAGTATGCGCACCTCTGA
- the glpK gene encoding glycerol kinase GlpK yields the protein MTAAPVSTSGSYIAAIDQGTTSSRCIIFGADGRIVAVDQQEHRQIFPQPGWVEHDAAEIWTRVQSVVRGALEKAGLTKDDIRAIGITNQRETTVLWDKNTGEPVHNALVWQDTRTEALCRELGRNVGQDRFRRETGLPLASYFAGPKIRWLLDNVEGLRERAEAGDILFGTMDTWVIWNLTGGVDGGHHITDVTNASRTMLMNLATLEWDEKIAESMGVPLTVLPEIRSSAEVYGTAVGVLDGVPVASALGDQQAALFGQTCFDEGEAKSTYGTGTFLLLNTGEKIVNSYHGLLTTVGYRIGDQAPVYALEGSIAVTGSLVQWLRDQLGIISTAAEIETLANTVEDNGGAYFVPAFSGLFAPYWRSDARGVIAGLTRYVTKGHLARAVLEATAWQTREVVDAMEKDSGVTLTALKVDGGMTSNNLLMQNIADVLDAPVERPYVAETTALGAAYAAGLAVGFWPDLDTLRANWHRAAEWTPRMDEATRDREYKKWLKAVERTMGWVEEEEQS from the coding sequence ATGACCGCAGCTCCCGTCTCCACGTCCGGCAGCTACATCGCCGCGATCGACCAGGGCACCACCTCCAGCCGGTGCATCATCTTCGGCGCGGACGGCCGCATCGTCGCCGTCGACCAGCAGGAGCACCGGCAGATCTTCCCCCAGCCGGGCTGGGTCGAGCACGACGCCGCCGAGATCTGGACCCGCGTCCAGTCCGTGGTCCGCGGCGCTCTGGAGAAGGCCGGCCTGACCAAGGACGACATCCGCGCGATCGGCATCACCAACCAGCGCGAGACCACCGTCCTCTGGGACAAGAACACCGGCGAGCCCGTCCACAACGCGCTGGTCTGGCAGGACACCCGCACCGAGGCGCTCTGCCGCGAGCTGGGCCGCAACGTCGGTCAGGACCGCTTCCGCCGCGAGACCGGCCTCCCGCTGGCCAGCTACTTCGCCGGCCCGAAGATCCGCTGGCTGCTGGACAACGTCGAGGGCCTGCGTGAGCGTGCCGAGGCCGGCGACATCCTGTTCGGCACCATGGACACCTGGGTGATCTGGAACCTCACCGGCGGCGTCGACGGCGGCCACCACATCACCGACGTCACCAACGCCTCGCGCACCATGCTGATGAACCTCGCCACCCTGGAGTGGGACGAGAAGATCGCCGAGTCGATGGGCGTGCCCCTGACCGTCCTGCCGGAGATCCGCTCCTCCGCCGAGGTGTACGGCACCGCGGTCGGCGTCCTCGACGGCGTGCCGGTCGCCTCCGCACTCGGCGACCAGCAGGCGGCCCTGTTCGGCCAGACCTGCTTCGACGAGGGCGAGGCCAAGAGCACCTACGGCACCGGCACCTTCCTGCTGCTGAACACCGGCGAGAAGATCGTCAACTCCTACCACGGCCTGCTGACCACCGTCGGCTACCGGATCGGCGACCAGGCCCCGGTCTACGCCCTGGAAGGCTCGATCGCCGTCACCGGCTCGCTGGTGCAGTGGCTGCGCGACCAGCTGGGCATCATCTCGACCGCCGCCGAGATCGAGACCCTCGCCAACACCGTCGAGGACAACGGCGGCGCCTACTTCGTGCCGGCCTTCTCCGGCCTGTTCGCCCCGTACTGGCGCTCCGACGCCCGCGGTGTGATCGCCGGCCTCACCCGGTACGTCACCAAGGGCCACCTGGCCCGCGCCGTCCTGGAGGCCACCGCCTGGCAGACCCGCGAGGTCGTCGACGCGATGGAGAAGGACTCCGGCGTCACGCTGACGGCCCTCAAGGTCGACGGCGGCATGACCTCCAACAACCTGCTCATGCAGAACATCGCCGACGTCCTGGACGCCCCGGTCGAGCGCCCGTACGTGGCCGAGACCACCGCCCTGGGCGCCGCCTACGCGGCCGGCCTCGCGGTCGGCTTCTGGCCGGACCTGGACACCCTGCGGGCCAACTGGCACCGCGCCGCCGAGTGGACTCCCCGGATGGACGAGGCCACCCGGGACCGCGAGTACAAGAAGTGGCTCAAGGCCGTCGAGCGCACGATGGGCTGGGTGGAGGAGGAAGAGCAGAGCTGA
- a CDS encoding NUDIX domain-containing protein: MSEQQPYDPAAEQEWLASYDPHAYTPVAVTVDVVALTLREGSLHVLLVERAAPPYQGYWALPGGFLRAGQEGLAEAAARELAEETGLLGTVDAEAALSRVHLEQLGSYGAPERDPRMHVVSVAYLAFAPDLPDPQAGTDAAAAAWHPVSSLDLRPAAGHQPAGTPAETHGGGFDGRAGSTAAPGSDGTTPPEPDRPRTPLAFDHATILADGLDRARAKIEYSPLATAFLRHDFTIPELRAVYEAVWDEKLHPGNFHRKVLSVPGFVESTGTTAERGGSRGGPRARNYRSGDAGLLHPALLRPAHEDEIR, from the coding sequence ATGTCCGAACAACAGCCGTACGACCCGGCGGCCGAGCAGGAGTGGCTGGCCTCCTACGACCCGCACGCCTACACCCCGGTCGCGGTCACGGTGGACGTGGTCGCGCTCACCCTGCGCGAGGGCAGCCTGCACGTCCTGCTGGTGGAGCGCGCCGCCCCGCCGTACCAGGGGTACTGGGCCCTGCCGGGCGGATTCCTGCGCGCCGGGCAGGAGGGGCTCGCCGAGGCCGCCGCCCGGGAGCTGGCCGAGGAGACGGGCCTGCTGGGCACCGTCGACGCCGAGGCCGCCCTCTCCCGGGTGCACCTGGAGCAGCTCGGCAGCTACGGCGCCCCGGAGCGCGACCCGAGGATGCACGTCGTCTCGGTCGCGTACCTCGCCTTCGCCCCGGATCTGCCCGACCCGCAGGCCGGTACCGACGCGGCGGCCGCCGCCTGGCACCCGGTCTCGTCGCTCGACCTCCGGCCCGCCGCCGGTCATCAGCCGGCCGGCACGCCCGCCGAAACCCACGGGGGTGGATTCGACGGGCGCGCCGGCAGCACGGCCGCGCCCGGCTCCGACGGCACCACGCCGCCGGAGCCGGACAGGCCCAGGACACCCCTGGCCTTCGACCACGCCACGATCCTCGCGGACGGACTGGACCGCGCCCGAGCCAAGATCGAGTACAGCCCGTTGGCGACGGCCTTCCTACGGCACGACTTCACCATTCCGGAGCTGCGAGCCGTCTACGAGGCGGTCTGGGACGAGAAGCTCCACCCCGGCAACTTCCACCGCAAGGTGCTGTCCGTCCCCGGCTTCGTCGAGAGCACCGGCACCACCGCCGAGCGCGGCGGCAGCCGGGGCGGCCCGCGCGCCCGCAACTACCGCTCGGGGGACGCCGGGCTGTTGCACCCCGCCCTGCTCCGCCCCGCCCACGAGGACGAGATCCGGTGA
- a CDS encoding MIP/aquaporin family protein: protein MSAFSNGDIFVGETLGTAALILLGGGVCAAVTLKKSKALNAGWLAITFGWGFAVMIAAYMSAPKSGAHLNPAVTLAIAVDTGDWSKVPVYLGSQLLGAMIGAVLVWATYLGQFQANEEPTLGIFSTGPEIRNPIQNLLTEIIGTMVLCLAILTQGLNKDLGMSGVGILIVAFTVVGIGLSLGGPTGYAINPVRDLGPRIVHSLLPIPNKGGSDWSYAWIPVAGPAIGGLLAGVLFNVAF from the coding sequence GTGTCCGCGTTCTCCAACGGCGACATCTTCGTCGGCGAAACCCTCGGCACCGCCGCCCTGATACTCCTCGGCGGTGGCGTCTGCGCCGCCGTCACGCTCAAGAAGTCGAAGGCCCTCAACGCCGGCTGGCTCGCGATCACCTTCGGCTGGGGATTCGCGGTGATGATCGCCGCCTACATGTCCGCCCCGAAGTCCGGTGCACACCTGAACCCGGCCGTCACCCTGGCCATCGCCGTCGACACCGGCGACTGGAGCAAGGTCCCGGTCTACCTCGGCTCCCAGCTGCTCGGCGCGATGATCGGCGCCGTCCTGGTCTGGGCCACCTACCTCGGCCAGTTCCAGGCCAACGAGGAGCCGACCCTGGGCATCTTCTCGACCGGTCCCGAGATCCGGAACCCGATCCAGAACCTGCTCACCGAGATCATCGGCACCATGGTGCTCTGCCTGGCGATCCTCACCCAGGGCCTCAACAAGGACCTCGGCATGTCCGGCGTCGGCATCCTCATCGTCGCCTTCACGGTCGTCGGCATCGGCCTCTCGCTCGGCGGCCCGACCGGCTACGCCATCAACCCGGTCCGCGACCTCGGCCCGCGCATCGTGCACTCGCTGCTGCCGATCCCGAACAAGGGCGGCTCGGACTGGAGCTACGCCTGGATCCCGGTCGCCGGTCCCGCCATCGGCGGCCTGCTGGCCGGCGTGCTCTTCAACGTCGCGTTCTGA
- a CDS encoding glycerol-3-phosphate dehydrogenase/oxidase, which yields MATIPTLGAERTAGHTASRAETRELLGKATYDLLVIGGGILGTAVAWTASQAGLKVAMVDAGDFAGATSSASSKLVHGGLRYLQTGAVKLVAENHKERRVLATDVAPHLVNPLTFFVPVYKGGPHGATKLGAGVFLYSALSAFRDGMGRVSTAAHAAQQVPALRTEGLRSVAVYGDHQMNDSRVAVMTVRAAVDAGAVVLNHAQVTGLRFTGGRVTGAELKDRLDGTEFGVSARLVLNATGPWVDHLRTMEDAGAAPSIRLSKGAHVVVKRRSPWRAALTIPIDKYRVSFAIPWEDHVLLGTTDEEYTGDPQDVRATEADIDQIMGEAGHAIRDEHIDRDLITYAFAGLRVLPGGPGDTSAAKRETVVTEGRGGMLSVAGGKWTTYRHIGRTVLEKLAHVPGTTLGEDMSPIANTVPLPGVGAPNAVAHRLLIDREPGSRMEPLVAKHLASHYGTLSFDIARMIDENPELGRPIHPDGPDVWAQVAYAADNEWAYTTDDVLRRRTTMTVRGLATPEIEQEVEAFLAKRGEK from the coding sequence ATGGCAACCATCCCGACCCTGGGTGCCGAGCGCACCGCCGGCCACACCGCCTCCCGCGCCGAGACCCGCGAGCTGCTGGGCAAGGCGACCTACGACCTGCTGGTGATCGGGGGCGGCATCCTCGGCACCGCCGTGGCGTGGACCGCCTCCCAGGCGGGCCTCAAGGTCGCCATGGTCGACGCCGGTGACTTCGCCGGCGCCACCTCCAGCGCCTCCTCCAAGCTCGTCCACGGCGGCCTGCGCTACCTGCAGACCGGCGCGGTGAAGCTCGTCGCCGAGAACCACAAGGAGCGCCGGGTCCTCGCCACCGACGTGGCCCCGCACCTGGTCAACCCGCTGACCTTCTTCGTCCCCGTCTACAAGGGCGGCCCGCACGGCGCGACCAAGCTCGGCGCGGGCGTCTTCCTCTACTCCGCGCTGTCCGCCTTCCGCGACGGCATGGGCCGGGTCTCCACCGCCGCGCACGCCGCCCAGCAGGTGCCCGCCCTGCGCACCGAGGGCCTGCGCTCGGTCGCGGTCTACGGCGACCACCAGATGAACGACTCGCGGGTCGCCGTGATGACCGTCCGCGCGGCCGTCGACGCCGGCGCCGTGGTGCTCAACCACGCCCAGGTCACCGGCCTGCGCTTCACCGGCGGCCGGGTCACCGGCGCCGAGCTGAAGGACCGGCTGGACGGCACCGAGTTCGGCGTCAGCGCCCGCCTGGTGCTCAACGCCACCGGCCCCTGGGTCGACCACCTGCGCACGATGGAGGACGCGGGCGCCGCGCCCAGCATCCGGCTCTCCAAGGGCGCGCACGTGGTGGTCAAGCGCCGCTCGCCGTGGCGCGCCGCGCTGACCATCCCGATCGACAAGTACCGCGTCTCGTTCGCCATCCCGTGGGAGGACCACGTCCTGCTCGGCACCACCGACGAGGAGTACACCGGGGACCCCCAGGACGTCCGCGCCACCGAGGCCGACATCGACCAGATCATGGGCGAGGCCGGCCACGCGATCCGGGACGAGCACATCGACCGCGACCTGATCACCTACGCCTTCGCCGGTCTGCGGGTCCTCCCCGGCGGCCCCGGCGACACGTCCGCCGCCAAGCGCGAGACCGTGGTGACCGAGGGCCGGGGCGGCATGCTCTCGGTGGCCGGCGGCAAGTGGACCACCTACCGGCACATCGGCCGGACCGTGCTGGAGAAGCTCGCCCACGTCCCCGGCACCACCCTCGGCGAGGACATGTCGCCGATCGCCAACACCGTGCCGCTGCCCGGCGTCGGCGCACCCAACGCGGTGGCGCACCGCCTGCTGATCGACCGCGAGCCCGGCTCCCGGATGGAGCCGCTGGTCGCCAAGCACCTGGCCAGCCATTACGGCACGCTCTCCTTCGACATCGCCCGCATGATCGACGAGAACCCCGAGCTGGGCCGGCCGATCCACCCGGACGGCCCGGACGTCTGGGCCCAGGTCGCGTACGCCGCCGACAACGAGTGGGCGTACACCACGGACGACGTGCTGCGCCGCCGCACCACGATGACCGTGCGCGGGCTGGCCACGCCGGAGATCGAGCAGGAGGTCGAGGCCTTCCTGGCGAAGCGCGGCGAGAAGTAG
- the mmuM gene encoding homocysteine S-methyltransferase: protein MPATDPAGHRPGFAEALAAGPLVLDGGMSNELADAGHDLSDALWSARLLADDPEAIVRAHQAYFEAGATVAITAGYQASFEGFARRGIDRAGTQRLLRLSVELARAAARRAGPDRRLWVAASVGPYGAVLADGSEYRGRYGLSVAELEAFHRPRLEVLAGAGPDVLALETVPDTDEARALLRAVRGLGLPAWLSYSVAGGRTRAGQPLAEAFALAADAEEVVAVGVNCCSPADADAAVAQAARASGKPVVVYPNSGERWDPVALDWRGEPTFGAARTTADGRAADRKQEQRGESGRVAGWLADGARLVGGCCRVGPREIAGLAEEVARVTGVTGTGPTVRPTARPTSGPTSGPTAAP from the coding sequence GTGCCGGCCACCGACCCCGCCGGCCACCGACCCGGCTTCGCCGAGGCGCTCGCCGCCGGTCCGCTGGTGCTCGACGGCGGGATGTCCAACGAGCTGGCCGACGCCGGGCACGACCTGTCGGACGCGCTCTGGTCGGCCCGGCTGCTCGCGGACGACCCGGAGGCGATCGTCCGGGCCCATCAGGCGTACTTCGAGGCCGGGGCGACCGTCGCGATCACCGCCGGGTACCAGGCGAGCTTCGAGGGGTTCGCCCGGCGCGGCATCGACCGGGCCGGGACGCAGCGGCTGCTGCGGTTGAGCGTCGAGCTGGCGCGTGCGGCGGCGCGCCGGGCCGGACCGGACCGGCGGCTCTGGGTGGCCGCCTCGGTCGGCCCGTACGGGGCGGTCCTGGCGGACGGCTCGGAGTACCGGGGCCGGTACGGGCTGAGCGTGGCCGAACTGGAGGCGTTCCACCGGCCCCGGCTGGAGGTGCTGGCCGGGGCCGGTCCGGACGTGCTGGCACTGGAGACCGTCCCGGACACCGACGAGGCGCGGGCCCTGCTGCGCGCGGTGCGCGGGCTGGGCCTGCCGGCCTGGCTCTCGTACAGCGTCGCGGGCGGCCGGACCAGGGCCGGGCAGCCGCTGGCGGAGGCCTTCGCGCTGGCGGCCGACGCCGAGGAGGTGGTCGCGGTGGGCGTGAACTGCTGCTCGCCGGCGGACGCCGACGCGGCGGTCGCGCAGGCCGCGCGGGCGAGCGGCAAGCCGGTGGTGGTGTACCCGAACAGCGGCGAGCGCTGGGACCCGGTCGCCCTCGACTGGCGTGGGGAGCCGACGTTCGGCGCGGCCCGGACGACTGCCGACGGCCGGGCCGCCGACCGGAAGCAGGAACAGCGAGGGGAGAGCGGACGGGTGGCCGGGTGGCTGGCGGACGGCGCGCGGCTGGTCGGCGGCTGCTGCCGGGTCGGCCCCCGCGAGATCGCCGGGCTGGCGGAGGAGGTGGCCCGCGTCACGGGAGTGACCGGCACCGGGCCGACCGTCCGACCGACCGCGCGACCGACCTCGGGACCGACCTCGGGACCGACCGCCGCACCGTAG
- a CDS encoding IclR family transcriptional regulator, giving the protein MPGPIQSLSRAAAIMRLLAGGERRLGLSEVATALGLAKGTAHGILRTLQQEGFVEQDPESGKYQLGAELLRLGQSYLDVHELRARALVWADDLARAAGETVYLGVLHQRGVLIVHHVFRPDDTRQVLEVGSMQPLHSTALGKVLLAYDPVARGELGEEPLESYTSRTLTGLADIDTEAALTRERGWADAVEETWEGVASIGALIQDRRRNPVGAVCISGPVERVCEDGFVRPSLVASVRSAARAISRDLGAGRF; this is encoded by the coding sequence ATGCCCGGCCCGATCCAGTCGCTCTCCCGGGCCGCCGCGATCATGCGCCTGCTGGCCGGCGGCGAGCGCCGCCTGGGACTCTCCGAGGTCGCGACGGCCCTGGGCCTCGCGAAGGGTACCGCGCACGGCATCCTGCGCACCCTGCAGCAGGAGGGCTTCGTCGAGCAGGACCCGGAGAGCGGGAAGTACCAACTGGGCGCCGAACTGCTGCGCCTGGGCCAGAGCTACCTGGACGTCCACGAGCTCCGGGCCCGTGCGCTGGTCTGGGCCGACGACCTGGCCCGGGCGGCCGGCGAGACGGTCTACCTCGGCGTCCTGCACCAGCGGGGGGTACTGATCGTGCATCACGTCTTCCGTCCGGACGACACCCGCCAAGTGCTGGAGGTCGGCTCGATGCAGCCGCTGCACAGCACCGCGCTGGGCAAGGTGCTGCTGGCCTACGACCCGGTGGCACGCGGGGAGCTGGGAGAGGAGCCGCTGGAGTCCTACACCTCACGCACCCTCACCGGCCTCGCCGACATCGACACCGAGGCGGCGCTGACCCGTGAGCGCGGCTGGGCGGACGCGGTCGAGGAGACCTGGGAGGGAGTCGCCTCGATCGGCGCGCTGATCCAGGACCGGCGGCGGAACCCGGTCGGCGCGGTGTGCATCAGCGGCCCGGTGGAGCGGGTCTGCGAGGACGGATTCGTCCGGCCCTCGCTGGTGGCCTCGGTGCGCAGCGCCGCGCGGGCGATCTCGCGGGACCTCGGCGCCGGGCGGTTCTGA
- a CDS encoding molecular chaperone DnaJ, producing the protein MNAPRAARPPAGPRTFAEALAAVGAAGGPEDVFPADQTAAARRYRRLARLLHPDTAPAAHRDEAGAAFAALALLWQLHQGGGAPTADPVLTTTRHLYRLGPTVATGDITVLRAARCEPRPAYRGPALDAVLKIPRSAADNDLLEREATALTRLTTHGDGRHHAYAPTLLESFRHHDEADPAAEPRRVNALVRLDGFHPLTDVHRAYPDGLDPRDAAWIWRRLLVALGYAHRAGVRHGAVLPEHVLIHPAQHGLVLVDWCYASTGEPSPAPALVERHRAWYPPEVPARRPVTEATDIHLASRCVEQLMGPRAPKALRAFIAGCTLPSEARRPHDAWRLLTELDDLLERLYGPRTFRPFHLPPRPPPAG; encoded by the coding sequence GTGAACGCCCCGCGCGCGGCCCGTCCGCCGGCCGGCCCGCGGACCTTCGCCGAGGCGCTCGCCGCCGTCGGTGCGGCCGGCGGCCCGGAGGATGTCTTCCCCGCCGATCAGACGGCGGCGGCCCGCCGCTACCGCCGGCTGGCCCGGCTGCTCCACCCGGACACCGCGCCCGCCGCCCACCGCGACGAGGCGGGCGCGGCCTTCGCCGCCCTTGCCCTGCTCTGGCAACTGCATCAGGGCGGCGGGGCGCCCACCGCCGATCCCGTCCTGACCACCACCCGCCACCTGTACCGACTGGGTCCCACCGTGGCCACCGGGGACATCACCGTCCTGCGGGCCGCCCGCTGCGAGCCCCGGCCGGCCTACCGGGGCCCCGCGCTCGACGCGGTGCTCAAAATTCCCCGTTCCGCCGCCGACAACGATCTGCTGGAGCGCGAGGCCACCGCCCTCACCCGGCTCACCACCCACGGGGACGGCCGCCACCACGCCTACGCACCCACCCTGCTGGAGAGCTTCCGCCACCACGACGAGGCCGACCCGGCCGCCGAGCCCCGCCGGGTCAACGCCCTCGTCCGGCTCGACGGGTTCCACCCGCTGACCGACGTCCACCGCGCCTACCCCGACGGGCTCGACCCGCGCGACGCTGCATGGATCTGGCGCCGGCTGCTGGTCGCCCTCGGCTACGCCCACCGTGCCGGTGTCCGCCATGGCGCGGTGCTGCCCGAGCACGTGTTGATCCACCCGGCGCAGCACGGCCTGGTCCTGGTCGACTGGTGCTACGCGAGCACCGGTGAGCCCAGCCCGGCCCCGGCCCTGGTCGAGCGACACCGAGCCTGGTACCCGCCCGAGGTGCCGGCCCGTCGGCCGGTCACCGAGGCCACCGACATCCACCTCGCGAGCCGCTGCGTGGAGCAGCTGATGGGGCCGCGGGCGCCGAAGGCGCTGCGGGCCTTCATCGCCGGCTGCACGCTCCCGTCCGAGGCCCGCCGCCCGCACGACGCTTGGCGGCTCCTCACCGAGCTGGACGATCTGCTGGAGCGGCTGTACGGTCCGCGCACCTTCCGCCCGTTCCACCTGCCACCGCGACCACCCCCGGCCGGGTAG